The sequence GAGTACCGAGTCCGGGAAGAAGGTGGATGTGATCATGGAAATGATGACAGCCTTCGCGGAGCACGGGATGAAGGTGCAGAGCATGATGGTCATGCGGCGGTCACGCTGATCTTCGATCGTACGTGTCGCCATGACAGCCGGCACGCCGCAGCCGCTTCCGACCAGGATCGGAATGAAGGACTTGCCGGACAGGCCGAATTTGCGGAAAATACGGTCCATGATGAATGCGACGCGCGCCATGTAACCGGAGTCTTCCAAGAGTGCCAGGAAGAAGAAAATAAGAACAATCTGCGGCACGAAGCCAAGGACGGTGCCGACGCCGCCGATGATGCCGTCGACGACAAGGCTTTCCAGCCAGTCAGGAGCAGCAATGGCTTCCATGAGGCTGGCAGCTGCACCATTCACATATTCACCGAAGAATACGTCATTCGTCCAGTCGGTGGCCCATGTGCCTATGGTTGTGACGGAAATGTAGTACACAAACGTCATGATGGCGAAGAAAATCGGAAGAGCAAGGATACGGTTCGTGACAACGCGGTCGATCTTGTCGGAGACTGTCATTGCATGGCCGTCATGCTTCTTCGTCAGGACGCTGGAAATGATGCGTCCGATATAGGAGTAACGCTGGTTGATGATGATGGATTCGGAATCATCATCCATTTGATCTTCGCAGTCCTTGATATGTGTATCAAGGTGTGCGAGCATTTTCGGGTCGAGCTGCAGCGCATCGGTGGCATCATGATCTCTTTCAAATACCTTGATGGCATACCAGCGGACGAATTCGCTGTCCACTTTATCATGGATGGATTCTTCAATATGCGCGATGGCGTGTTCCACGCTTCCAGTGAATACGGAAGGAAGGCGGTGCTTCTTGCCGCTCTTGGCAGCCTCGATGGCTCTTTCAGCAGCTTCCTTGCAGCCCTTGCCCTGCAGTGCGGAGATTTCCACGACTTCGCATCCCAGTTCCTCGCCCATCTTCTTGATATCGATCTTGTCCCCGCTCTTCTTGACGAGGTCCATCATGTTGACTGCCATGACGACCGGCAGTCCGATTTCAATCAGCTGTGTGGAGAGGTACAGGTTTCTTTCCAGATTCGTACCATCGATGATATTCAGAATCACGTCAGGCTGCTCGT is a genomic window of Veillonellaceae bacterium containing:
- the feoB gene encoding ferrous iron transport protein B — protein: MSIRIALAGNPNCGKTTLFNELTGSNQYVGNWAGVTVEKKDGILKGHKDVIIQDLPGIYSLSPYTLEEKVARNYLVNEQPDVILNIIDGTNLERNLYLSTQLIEIGLPVVMAVNMMDLVKKSGDKIDIKKMGEELGCEVVEISALQGKGCKEAAERAIEAAKSGKKHRLPSVFTGSVEHAIAHIEESIHDKVDSEFVRWYAIKVFERDHDATDALQLDPKMLAHLDTHIKDCEDQMDDDSESIIINQRYSYIGRIISSVLTKKHDGHAMTVSDKIDRVVTNRILALPIFFAIMTFVYYISVTTIGTWATDWTNDVFFGEYVNGAAASLMEAIAAPDWLESLVVDGIIGGVGTVLGFVPQIVLIFFFLALLEDSGYMARVAFIMDRIFRKFGLSGKSFIPILVGSGCGVPAVMATRTIEDQRDRRMTIMLCTFIPCSAKAVIISMITSTFFPDSVLMAPAMYFLGIAVIVLAGIALKKTSAFAGDPAPFVMELPAYHIPAMKGVIRHMWDRAKGFIIKAGTIIFAACVIIWFFSTFNASLEMVDIEDSMLAAFGGAISWIFAPVGLGDWKGAVAVISAEMAKENAIGTLAVLNGVAADAEDMELMAGIAGMFTPIAAFSFMILNLFDPPCVVAMATIAREMGNKKWAALAIGFQVMLGYGMAFVAYNIGSWLYYGASFGIAQVLAIVVSLAALWMIVRPAPKKKEEILEGAGAKA